The genome window GTCGCACAGGCGGCGCAGGCTGGAGAGTTCGGAGGCGGCTTCGATCAGGGTGAGGCTCGACAGCACGATCTGCGCCGGGCTGCACGCCTGCAACTCACGGCCCAGGCCCAGCCATTGATCCAGGTTCAGCGCGCGGCGTTTGGCGCACACGGTTTCCCCCAGGTAAATCACGTCCAGGGGCAAGGCCGCCATGTCGGCGTAGAAGCGCCCCAATTGTTCCTTGTCCCAATAAAACAGCACCGGTCCCAGGCTGAGCTTCATCTGTGTGTCCTCATTGCCATGCACGATGGTAAGCCCCCAGGGTGGTCTGGCTGCCTTCGGAAAGCCCGGCAAGCACCTGGCGCCATTGGTCCTTGACCGCGAAATGGGCCGGGCTGCTGCGGTGCGCGTCGAGGGCGGCGCGCCACACGCGGGTGACTTGCTCCACATAGGCCGGGCTGCGTTGCCGACCTTCGATCTTCACCGCTTCCACGCCGATGGCACTGAGCTCGGGCAGCAGGTCCAGGGTGTCGAGGCTGGTGGGTTCTTCCAGCGCATGGAAGCGCTTGCCGCCCACCAGGAAGCGGCCCTTGCACAGGGTCGGGTAGCCGGCGGGTTCGTCCGGGGTGTAGCGGTCGATCAGCACTTCGCTCAGGCGGGCGCTGAGGCCGTCGGCATCTTCGCTCCAGCGCACCGCCTTGGCCGGCGAACACACGCCGCACAGGTTGGGTGATTCACCCGTAATGTAGGAGGACAGATGGCAACGCCCTTCGGCCATGATGCACAGGCTGCCAAAACCGAACACCTCGATGGGCACCGTGCCGCTGGCCGCCACCTGCTTGACCTGGGCCAACGACAACACCCGTGGCAGCACGGCGCGCCGGATACCGTAGCGCTCCACATAGAATTTCAACGCCGCCGCATGGGTGGCCGAGCCCTGCACCGACAGGTGCAACGCCAGCTGTGGATGACGTTGCGCGGCATAGCCAAGCACACCGGGGTCACCGGCGATCAGCGCGTCGACGCCATGGTCGGCGGCACGGTCCACGGCGCGCTGCCAGCGCGACCAGATCTTCGGCTGCGGGTAGGTGTTGACCGCCACGTAGAGCTTGCGCTGGTGCTGGCGGATATGGGCGACGGCGGCGTCGAACTGTTTGTCGTCCATGTTCAGCCCGGCGAAATGCCGGGCATTGGTGTCATCGCGAAAACCCACGTACACCGCGTCGGCACCTTGGCGCACGGCGGCTTTCAGCGCAGGCAGGTTGCCTGCCGGACAGACCAGTTGCATGGTGGCTCCTTATTGAAAATCGGCAAACGACAGGAACGGCACGGCGGCGCCCTTGAGCACCTGCTGCTCGCGCTCGATGATCACCAGGCCATCGGCCCAGCAGGCGGCGGCAAGCATCGCCGAGCTTTGCTGGGGGTGCAGGATTGCGCGCAGCTGCCCATCGCTGTCGGGGCTCAAGCGCGCACGCAGGTACTGGCGGCGCTTGTTGGATTTAAGCCACTCGAAGGCCGCCGGCACGCTGACAGGCACCGGCAACACCCGCTCCACGCCTTGGGCGCGCAGCAGGAACGGGCGCACCACGATCAGCGTGGTGACCAGCGCGGCGGTGGGGTTGCCCGGCAGGCCGATCCAGGGTTTGCCGGCCACTTGGCCGAACGCCAGGGGTTTGCCGGGCTGGATCGCCAGGCGCCAGAATTCAACCTTGCCGAGTGCCTGGATCGCCTGTTTGAGATGGTCCTCTTCGCCCACCGACACGCCGCCGGTGGTCAGCAGCAGGTCGCACTCGGACGAGGCCAGCGCCAACGCATCGCGGCTGGCCGCCAGGGCGTCGGCCATCACGCCGTAGTCGTGTACCTCCACGCCCCAGCCGCGCAGCAACGCCGCCACAAGGTAGCGATTGCTGTTGTAGATCTGCCCCGGCGCCAGCGACTCGCCCGGCTCGCGCAGTTCATCGCCACTGCTGAGCAGGCACACGCGCAGTGGCCGGTAGACCTTGACGCGGGGGATGCCTGCCGCTGCCAACAGGCCGAGTTCCTGGGCGCGCAGACGTTTGCCGGCGCTCAGTACCCGTTGCCCGCGTTGCAGCTCTTCGCCGCGCTTGCGTACATGTTCGCCCAGCCGCAACGGCGGGCACCAGATGCGCTGGCCGTATACCCGGCAGCGCTCCTGCGGCACCACGCTGTCGGCACCCGGCGGCAGCGGCGCGCCGGTGAAGATGCGCACGGTTTGCCCGGGCTGCAACGGCACATCCGTGCTGTGCCCGGCGGCGATCCGCCCGACCACTTCCAGGTAGCCGCCCTGCTCCGGCACGTCAAACGCGCGCAGGGCGTAGCCGTCCATGGCGCTGTTGTCCCAGCCCGGCAGGTCGCGGGGCGAGAACACCTCTTCGGCGGTCACCCGGCCCAGGGCCTGGGCCAACGCGATCATTTCGGTGGCCGGTGGTGGCGGCGCCTGGGCCAGCAACTGCTCGATGGCCTCCTCCACCGGCAGCAGGTCGCCGCTGTCGCAGGGACTCATGAGCGTGCCTCACAAGCAGCGAGTATCTGATCGAGTTGCGGCTTGAGGTGCGGCGCAAAATTGCACGGGCCGGTACGGCTGTCCAACTGGCCAACCAGGATCTGGTCCCAGGCAGTACGACAGGCCCCCGGCGAACCGGGCATGCAGCACACCAGCACGCCGTTGCTGAAACCGGCCAGGGCTCGGGATTGCAGGGTCGACATGCCGATTTCCGCCAGCGATACCTGGCGGAACAACTCGCCAAAGCCGTCCACCTGTTTGTCCAGCAGCGGCAACACCGCCTGGGGCGTGTTGTCACGCGCGGTGAAGCCGGTGCCACCGGTCATCAGCACCACTTGCACCTGGGGATCGGCGATCCATTGCGAGACGCGCGCGCGGATCTGGTAGATGTCATCCATCACGATGCCACGGTCGATCAGCATGTGGCCGGCACGTTGCAGGCGGTCCACCAGGGTGTCGCCGGAGGTGTCGGTGTCGTAGGTGCGGGTGTCGCTGATGGTCAGCACCGCGATGTTCAAGGAAACGAAACTGCGTTGGGTCAGATGGGCCATGATCCAGGCTCCAGGCGTTGAAAAGATGCATCCAGCCTGCGCCGCATCGGGCGCAGGGCCTATTCCTCGAAGGAGGTATGCCGTCAGGGGGCCAGGCGCGTGCGCTGCCACCCGGCGTCATGCAGGCGGTAGTCGAGGCGGTCGTGCAAGCGGTCCGGCCGGCCTTGCCAGAACTCGATACGTTGGGGTTGCAGGCAGTAGCCGCCCCAGTGCTCGGGCCGGGGCGGCTGGCGCCCGGCAAAACGCTCGGTGACCTCGCGCAGGCGCCCTTCCAACTCACTGCGATGGGCCAGAGGCTGGCTCTGGGGCGAGGCCCAACTGCCCAACTGGCTGGCGGCCGGGCGGGCATCGAAGTAGTCGTCCGACAGCTCGGCATCGGCCTTCACCACCGGGCCTTCGATACGCACCTGGCGCTCCAGCCCCGGCCAGAAGAACGTCATGGCAGCATGGGGGTTGTCCGCCAGTTCATGGCCCTTGGCGCTCTGGTAATTGCCAAAGAAGAAAAACCCGTCGGCGCTGAAGCCCTTGAGCAGCAGGATGCGGCAGTGGGCATGCCCCTGGCCGTCCACCGTGGCCAGGGCCATGCTGTTGGCCTCGGCGGGCGGCACTTCGGTCTTGCGGGCCTGCTCCAGCCACTGACCGAACAGCTCCAGCGGGTCGGCCTGCGGGCAGTCATCGCGCAGGCCATAAAGGGTGTAGTTGCGGCGCAATTGCGCAAGGGACAGGGGCATGGGGGCGGTCCTCCAGAAAGTTCGCCACAGTGTGGGAACTGGCGCACCGTTATCCCTTGACCGCGATCAACAATCGGCCGCGGCATGACGCCGCATACCGCTTACCACAACGATTTAGCGATGATCACGATCAGCACCATGTGCGCGAGGATGCTGCGCCGAATCCACAGCGCACGCTTGGCACTCAGAAGCTGTTTACCCAGCCAGTACGCCAGCAGCAGGTAGTGCCCGATGATGCTCAGGGCCAGCAGGATTTTCAGGCTCAGCAGCCACGCAAAACGACCACTCCACGGCATGCCCCAGTAGTGCCAGGCCAGCCCCAGGCCCGCGCCATAGAGCACGACCACCACCCCGTGCAACACCCGCCGCGAGCGCCGGGCAATCGCCTGGTCGCAGGTGAACTGCGCGGACCAGGCCAACTCCTCCCGGGCGCTGTGCCAGATCACCACTTCAAAAAACAGCGTGCCGATAAACGCGATGGCCGCCAGCAGATGAACCATCAA of Pseudomonas azotoformans contains these proteins:
- the ubiU gene encoding ubiquinone anaerobic biosynthesis protein UbiU, with protein sequence MQLVCPAGNLPALKAAVRQGADAVYVGFRDDTNARHFAGLNMDDKQFDAAVAHIRQHQRKLYVAVNTYPQPKIWSRWQRAVDRAADHGVDALIAGDPGVLGYAAQRHPQLALHLSVQGSATHAAALKFYVERYGIRRAVLPRVLSLAQVKQVAASGTVPIEVFGFGSLCIMAEGRCHLSSYITGESPNLCGVCSPAKAVRWSEDADGLSARLSEVLIDRYTPDEPAGYPTLCKGRFLVGGKRFHALEEPTSLDTLDLLPELSAIGVEAVKIEGRQRSPAYVEQVTRVWRAALDAHRSSPAHFAVKDQWRQVLAGLSEGSQTTLGAYHRAWQ
- a CDS encoding molybdopterin molybdotransferase MoeA gives rise to the protein MSPCDSGDLLPVEEAIEQLLAQAPPPPATEMIALAQALGRVTAEEVFSPRDLPGWDNSAMDGYALRAFDVPEQGGYLEVVGRIAAGHSTDVPLQPGQTVRIFTGAPLPPGADSVVPQERCRVYGQRIWCPPLRLGEHVRKRGEELQRGQRVLSAGKRLRAQELGLLAAAGIPRVKVYRPLRVCLLSSGDELREPGESLAPGQIYNSNRYLVAALLRGWGVEVHDYGVMADALAASRDALALASSECDLLLTTGGVSVGEEDHLKQAIQALGKVEFWRLAIQPGKPLAFGQVAGKPWIGLPGNPTAALVTTLIVVRPFLLRAQGVERVLPVPVSVPAAFEWLKSNKRRQYLRARLSPDSDGQLRAILHPQQSSAMLAAACWADGLVIIEREQQVLKGAAVPFLSFADFQ
- the pdxH gene encoding pyridoxamine 5'-phosphate oxidase, with amino-acid sequence MPLSLAQLRRNYTLYGLRDDCPQADPLELFGQWLEQARKTEVPPAEANSMALATVDGQGHAHCRILLLKGFSADGFFFFGNYQSAKGHELADNPHAAMTFFWPGLERQVRIEGPVVKADAELSDDYFDARPAASQLGSWASPQSQPLAHRSELEGRLREVTERFAGRQPPRPEHWGGYCLQPQRIEFWQGRPDRLHDRLDYRLHDAGWQRTRLAP
- the moaB gene encoding molybdenum cofactor biosynthesis protein B, coding for MAHLTQRSFVSLNIAVLTISDTRTYDTDTSGDTLVDRLQRAGHMLIDRGIVMDDIYQIRARVSQWIADPQVQVVLMTGGTGFTARDNTPQAVLPLLDKQVDGFGELFRQVSLAEIGMSTLQSRALAGFSNGVLVCCMPGSPGACRTAWDQILVGQLDSRTGPCNFAPHLKPQLDQILAACEARS